ATCCCGATCATGTCGTATCTGACCTGTACGACATGATCCACCCCAACGCCAACGCCATGCTGACGGTTCGCACTGTGTTTGTGATCGACCCTGCCAAGAAATTGCGGCTGTCTTTGACCTATCCCCCCAGCACGGGCCGCAACTTTGACGAAATTCTGCGCGTGATCGACTCGCTGCAACTGACCGACAACTATGGTGTGGCTACGCCCGCCGACTGGAAGGACGGCGATGACGTAGTGGTTGTGCCCTCGATCCCTACCGAAGAGGCAAAGCAGAAGTTCCCCAAAGGCGTAAACGAAATTCGCCCCTATCTGCGGATGACCCCCCAGCCCAACAAGTAGGCGCTGTGTGAGGTTGTCAAAGCTTGATAGAAAAAGGCAGGTACGGCGTATCTGTCCTTTTTGTTGCGGCTTTCTTAGGACTTACGCAGTTGGACGATTTCTTGCGGG
The Thermoleptolyngbya sichuanensis A183 DNA segment above includes these coding regions:
- a CDS encoding peroxiredoxin, with the translated sequence MALRLGDTVPNFTQKSTEGDINFYEWAGDSWVVLFSHPKDFTPVCTTELGRVANLKPEFDKRNVKVIALSVDDVDSHAGWVGDIEETQNTKLNYPILADPDHVVSDLYDMIHPNANAMLTVRTVFVIDPAKKLRLSLTYPPSTGRNFDEILRVIDSLQLTDNYGVATPADWKDGDDVVVVPSIPTEEAKQKFPKGVNEIRPYLRMTPQPNK